The following coding sequences are from one Pigmentibacter sp. JX0631 window:
- a CDS encoding SPFH domain-containing protein, which translates to MNINSLNYVIGIIAGCLVIPFIVFIFRNITLQVENETQILLCKFGKFIKVIEKPGLHFQFDKIFPWVKFITVSLKKDFRCIEEIHVNDQRGTTIIVDLFYEFKIFSPTMAAFQIENVEKFMHSTVISMTTTILGTFEFKYVLENRDLVNNILKKEIKNRLEKWGIHLETAFLSRISLLTEVSKQLFDTVSAQLEKTKADIEENGKLAVQLLEAQTAEKISELVAEAKGQYSLSVSEAYQNLVRNREIFEGYKKLYQLSLQKPHRSIVFQGFDTSELTSIDSAMTMVTSFDDNTYVNGPKVSELSPSNLQHLSNC; encoded by the coding sequence ATGAATATAAATTCATTAAACTATGTAATAGGAATTATAGCTGGTTGTTTAGTTATACCATTTATTGTTTTTATTTTTAGAAATATCACTCTTCAAGTTGAAAATGAAACTCAAATATTACTATGCAAATTTGGGAAATTTATTAAAGTAATTGAAAAGCCAGGGTTACATTTTCAATTTGATAAAATATTTCCCTGGGTAAAATTTATTACAGTTTCTTTGAAAAAAGACTTTAGATGTATTGAAGAAATTCATGTTAATGATCAAAGAGGTACTACAATAATTGTTGATTTATTTTATGAATTTAAAATATTTTCCCCTACTATGGCTGCTTTTCAAATTGAAAATGTAGAAAAATTTATGCATAGTACGGTTATTAGTATGACAACTACAATTTTAGGAACTTTTGAATTTAAATACGTCTTGGAAAATAGAGATTTAGTTAACAATATATTAAAAAAAGAAATTAAAAATAGATTAGAAAAATGGGGAATTCATTTAGAAACAGCTTTTTTAAGTAGAATAAGTTTACTTACAGAAGTTTCTAAACAATTATTTGATACGGTTTCAGCGCAATTAGAAAAAACTAAAGCCGACATAGAAGAAAACGGAAAATTAGCTGTCCAGCTACTTGAAGCACAAACTGCGGAAAAAATTTCTGAATTAGTTGCTGAAGCTAAAGGTCAATATAGTTTAAGTGTAAGCGAAGCCTACCAAAATTTAGTTAGAAATCGAGAAATTTTTGAAGGATATAAAAAACTATATCAATTGTCTCTTCAAAAACCGCATAGAAGCATTGTTTTTCAAGGTTTTGACACTTCAGAATTGACTTCAATAGATTCGGCAATGACAATGGTCACATCGTTTGATGATAATACATATGTCAATGGTCCCAAAGTTTCTGAACTCTCACCCTCAAATTTGCAACATTTATCCAATTGCTAG
- a CDS encoding SPFH domain-containing protein, which translates to MIEQIFLGFILGFLVYLIFTLRKIFFQVQEGHIATIISFGKAKSNDTSNFNLKIYNSGLHFKFPWEKVKKISIKEQILDLTMSETATMLMTTDGTLLKIEAKLRYTPLLNNIYSILFSMEKPKEHIKNFFNGLMHQEIGKFSNGKMLSSDKDKQLIKGSYAILRTERSKLNLQINELCSDKFREHYGFQFEGIDIIDILPPEELAQALNAVIHAQTEAEKNFALKEAECEQKLLAAKKGIEIAKSKAKSVKAEILTQAKILEKLSDVGTLQEYIQRREIEVYSEAKLSYVKRLK; encoded by the coding sequence ATGATTGAGCAAATTTTTTTAGGTTTTATTTTAGGGTTTTTAGTTTATCTAATTTTTACATTAAGAAAGATTTTTTTTCAGGTTCAAGAAGGTCATATAGCTACTATTATTTCTTTTGGAAAAGCAAAATCAAATGATACTTCAAATTTTAACTTAAAAATTTATAACTCAGGACTTCATTTTAAATTTCCTTGGGAAAAAGTAAAGAAAATTTCAATTAAGGAACAAATTTTAGATTTAACAATGTCTGAAACAGCAACAATGCTTATGACGACAGACGGAACTCTTTTAAAAATAGAAGCAAAACTAAGATACACTCCTTTGCTAAATAATATTTACTCAATTCTATTTTCTATGGAGAAACCCAAAGAGCATATAAAAAATTTTTTTAATGGGTTAATGCACCAAGAAATTGGTAAATTTAGTAATGGGAAAATGTTATCATCTGATAAAGATAAGCAATTAATAAAAGGATCATATGCAATTTTAAGAACTGAACGAAGTAAATTAAATTTACAAATAAATGAGTTGTGCAGTGATAAATTTCGGGAACATTATGGGTTTCAATTTGAAGGAATCGATATTATCGACATATTACCTCCAGAAGAACTTGCTCAAGCATTAAATGCTGTCATTCATGCTCAAACGGAAGCTGAAAAAAACTTTGCTTTAAAAGAAGCAGAATGTGAGCAGAAATTGCTTGCAGCGAAAAAAGGGATTGAAATTGCAAAGTCTAAAGCAAAATCTGTGAAAGCAGAAATTTTAACTCAAGCAAAAATTCTTGAAAAGTTAAGTGATGTAGGAACTCTTCAAGAATATATCCAAAGAAGAGAAATCGAAGTATATTCTGAAGCAAAATTATCTTACGTAAAGAGGTTAAAATGA
- a CDS encoding SulP family inorganic anion transporter, with product MKVTNIFDLSDNSKLKNSKNINGNNFKEFAVELSKDWLGVLQGKSLLQDALSAITVASVALPLNIALAVACGLPASSGLLAGAIGGGLAAIFGGARLQVTGPAAALNVMVLAITKDYGPIGVCFSCLLIGCFQILLSFISAGKFIKFVPEAVLAGFTTGVGIKLLDSQIPQLFGFDYSILHILKSFDDYRWLHEVSWFAVICGLFVAFLVIACKSFKRLPASFIAIVIVTALSAHLNWSIERVGAIPNSLPFPSFPWVASDKLLNLFFATIPLAFLASVESLLSAQAIDRMTNFKKPHNSNLELLGQGIGNLGSGLVGGMPVSGVIVRSTVNVQSGAKTRLSAFLHAILLIASILYFSQIMEAIPLAALSGLLCVVGFRLVEFKSLFHLMKESKFQALSFLVTAIGTTTGHLMLGLFLGICIYFLNRLFEKTTTDEKLADKNKQAKSKKIRALIDTIDKKENLLKKKHINLEKEKNSWFEQIRDKASFAASSFVHHKASIIGKVILGEQVHIAAESSIRADEGTPFYIGNYSNIQDGVVIHALKEKWVTVGEDDWAVYIGENVSVAHQALVHGPCYIGNNSFIGFQAIVHDSIIGSHCYIGIGAIVVGVEIPSGKYVPHGSVIDSIDKVELLPLVTDAHLHFNDDVVEVNKGLVKAYKKHNTTFSDSKTNLLNIGSKLNLQSDKF from the coding sequence ATGAAAGTAACAAATATTTTTGATTTATCAGATAATAGTAAATTAAAGAATTCAAAAAATATTAATGGTAATAATTTTAAAGAATTTGCGGTAGAACTAAGTAAAGATTGGCTTGGAGTTTTACAAGGAAAATCTCTTTTACAAGATGCTCTTTCCGCAATTACAGTCGCTTCAGTTGCATTACCGCTTAATATTGCCCTTGCCGTTGCTTGTGGACTTCCTGCTAGTTCCGGTTTGTTAGCTGGAGCAATTGGCGGGGGGCTCGCTGCAATATTTGGCGGAGCTCGTTTACAAGTTACAGGTCCAGCTGCGGCTTTAAATGTAATGGTATTGGCAATCACAAAAGATTATGGGCCAATAGGTGTTTGCTTTTCCTGTTTACTTATTGGCTGCTTTCAAATTCTTTTAAGTTTTATTTCAGCTGGAAAATTTATTAAATTTGTCCCTGAAGCTGTGTTAGCTGGTTTTACAACTGGTGTTGGAATTAAATTACTAGATTCACAAATTCCTCAGTTATTTGGTTTTGACTATTCCATTCTGCACATTCTTAAAAGCTTTGATGATTATAGATGGCTGCATGAAGTTTCATGGTTTGCAGTGATTTGTGGATTATTTGTTGCATTCCTTGTTATTGCTTGTAAATCATTTAAAAGACTACCAGCCTCTTTTATTGCAATTGTAATTGTCACTGCCCTATCTGCACATTTGAATTGGAGTATAGAGAGAGTTGGTGCAATTCCAAATTCTCTTCCTTTTCCTAGTTTTCCTTGGGTGGCTTCTGATAAACTATTAAATTTATTTTTTGCAACAATTCCTTTAGCTTTTTTAGCCTCAGTTGAATCATTATTGTCAGCGCAAGCAATAGATAGAATGACTAATTTTAAAAAACCACATAATTCAAATTTAGAATTATTAGGGCAGGGAATTGGGAATTTAGGTTCTGGTTTAGTTGGCGGCATGCCTGTTTCTGGTGTGATAGTTCGTTCAACTGTGAATGTTCAAAGCGGAGCGAAAACAAGATTGTCAGCATTTTTGCATGCAATTTTACTAATTGCTTCAATCCTTTATTTTAGTCAAATTATGGAAGCAATTCCATTGGCAGCTTTGTCTGGTTTACTATGCGTCGTAGGTTTTCGTTTAGTTGAATTTAAAAGTCTTTTTCATTTAATGAAGGAAAGTAAATTCCAAGCATTGTCTTTTTTAGTAACGGCTATCGGAACAACTACTGGACATTTAATGCTTGGATTATTTTTAGGTATATGCATTTACTTTTTAAATCGTCTTTTTGAGAAAACAACTACTGATGAGAAATTAGCGGATAAAAATAAACAAGCAAAATCAAAAAAAATCAGAGCACTTATAGATACAATTGATAAAAAAGAAAATCTTTTAAAAAAGAAACATATTAATCTCGAAAAAGAAAAAAATAGTTGGTTTGAACAAATTCGTGATAAAGCTTCTTTTGCTGCTTCATCATTCGTTCATCATAAAGCTTCTATTATAGGTAAAGTAATTTTAGGGGAACAAGTACATATTGCCGCAGAAAGTTCTATTCGAGCAGATGAAGGCACGCCTTTTTATATTGGAAATTATTCTAATATCCAAGATGGTGTAGTGATACATGCTTTAAAAGAAAAATGGGTAACAGTTGGTGAAGATGATTGGGCTGTTTATATAGGTGAAAACGTTTCTGTTGCTCACCAAGCTCTTGTTCATGGACCTTGTTACATTGGAAACAATTCATTTATTGGATTTCAAGCTATAGTCCATGATTCTATTATTGGTTCTCATTGTTACATTGGAATAGGCGCAATCGTAGTTGGTGTCGAAATACCTTCTGGAAAATATGTCCCTCACGGAAGTGTGATAGATTCTATTGATAAAGTTGAGTTACTTCCATTAGTGACTGATGCTCATTTGCATTTTAATGATGATGTTGTTGAAGTAAATAAAGGACTAGTAAAGGCGTATAAAAAACACAATACAACATTTTCAGATTCCAAAACAAATTTACTAAATATAGGTTCAAAATTAAATTTACAAAGTGATAAATTTTAA